The following proteins are encoded in a genomic region of Candidatus Beckwithbacteria bacterium:
- a CDS encoding glycine--tRNA ligase (Catalyzes a two-step reaction, first charging a glycine molecule by linking its carboxyl group to the alpha-phosphate of ATP, followed by transfer of the aminoacyl-adenylate to its tRNA) — MDLFKTVTALAKRRGFIFPGSEIYGGLANTYDYGTLGVELLRNLKNYWWHFFVTTRENIYGLETSVLMNPKVWEASGHTQSFTDTLVECKNCHQRSRVDQLTDNKCPNCGASDWTSPKKFNLLFATHIGIVSDNKSLAYLRG; from the coding sequence ATGGATCTATTTAAAACAGTCACTGCTTTGGCGAAACGCCGCGGGTTTATTTTCCCCGGCTCGGAAATTTACGGCGGCTTGGCCAACACTTATGATTATGGCACCTTAGGCGTGGAACTATTACGCAACTTAAAAAATTACTGGTGGCATTTTTTCGTTACCACGCGGGAAAACATTTACGGCTTGGAAACCAGTGTTTTGATGAACCCCAAAGTTTGGGAAGCTTCCGGCCACACCCAGAGCTTTACCGACACTTTGGTCGAGTGTAAAAATTGTCATCAGCGCTCGCGCGTTGACCAACTAACTGACAATAAATGCCCGAACTGCGGCGCCTCTGATTGGACCTCACCGAAAAAATTTAATCTTTTGTTTGCCACCCACATCGGCATTGTCAGCGACAACAAATCCCTGGCTTATTTAAGAGGG
- the recO gene encoding DNA repair protein RecO, giving the protein MIKTYKTYGLVLRQNNFGEADRLLTIFTKDHGKLRLLAKSVRKPSSRKRGHLELFSHAKIVCARGKNLDLITEADTIDNFSCLRQNLNRVRIAYLLCELVNDLTAENQEHEDVYNLLLFYLTQLNSTVAPKNLILNFEKSLLELLGFGLPAGASAKAGHQAIENYISSITEKPINSKKIR; this is encoded by the coding sequence ATGATTAAAACCTACAAAACTTACGGTTTAGTTTTAAGGCAAAATAATTTTGGCGAGGCCGATCGCTTGTTAACCATTTTTACTAAAGATCACGGTAAGTTAAGGCTGTTAGCTAAGTCTGTCCGTAAACCATCTTCCCGGAAGCGGGGACATCTCGAACTTTTTTCTCACGCCAAGATTGTCTGCGCCCGCGGCAAAAACCTGGATTTAATAACCGAGGCGGACACAATTGATAATTTTTCTTGTCTTCGCCAAAACTTAAACCGCGTCCGGATTGCTTATTTATTGTGCGAATTGGTTAATGACCTGACCGCCGAAAACCAGGAACACGAAGACGTTTACAATCTTCTCTTGTTTTACCTTACCCAGCTCAACAGCACCGTTGCCCCCAAAAACTTAATCCTCAATTTCGAAAAATCTTTGCTCGAGCTTCTCGGTTTCGGTTTACCCGCCGGAGCCTCGGCGAAGGCGGGCCATCAAGCTATAGAAAACTATATCAGTAGCATCACCGAAAAACCAATCAATTCCAAGAAAATTAGGTAA
- a CDS encoding DUF4012 domain-containing protein encodes MVKIKDFFSKHKQNLKLIVLIIGGFYLSIIVYLCIFSWFLSRPTLGLVNSLKAVNVSIQNKNLGEAETNLNQAQQNFQNLEKKFGFISWVRFVPLIGGYISDADHGIKATRAGLEAAVIVVQSIKPYADVLGFSGTEASLNIQSAEEKIVFMLQTLDKISPQLETIGQKVGVIEAEISHVNPRRYPKVYAAKISQIQTSLVSAKDTLANIKPLLTLFPKLLGESEPQQYLLIFQNNAELRATGGFLTAYAILETFKGQITPKLSSDIYELDTAFGNRLPAPEPIKKYLPLVYNWHLRDMNLSPDFKVSMDTFFPNYQSVAAIKDVNGVIAVDTQVMVDLLQVLGKVGVADWGEYSADIVPQCNCPQVVYKMEDYATRPTYYIKANRKGMIGPLMHSILLNVMNSPKKLWPQFVEIALKDIQEKHLMFYFPGDDPLQPVVEAFNAAGRIKDYQGDYFHLNDTNFAGAKSNLYVDQTVTQEINISPDGTITKTVTIDYKNPQAASDCNLETGGLCLNGILRDWVRLYVPEGTELVEVLGSSIEPTTSKDLGKTVLEAFIELRPQSSAKLIFKYKLPFKKTTDYKLLIQKQPGTKNFSYTISSGGKTQTFSLDGDKEISL; translated from the coding sequence ATGGTAAAAATTAAAGATTTTTTTTCCAAACATAAACAGAATTTAAAACTGATTGTTTTGATAATTGGCGGGTTTTATTTAAGTATCATTGTTTATCTATGTATATTTTCCTGGTTTTTGTCCCGGCCGACTTTGGGCTTAGTGAATTCGCTGAAAGCGGTTAATGTTTCCATTCAGAATAAAAATTTAGGTGAAGCCGAAACCAATTTAAACCAAGCTCAGCAAAATTTTCAAAATCTAGAAAAAAAGTTCGGTTTTATTTCTTGGGTCCGATTTGTTCCCTTAATTGGCGGTTATATCAGTGATGCCGATCACGGCATAAAAGCGACTCGGGCAGGTTTGGAGGCAGCCGTGATTGTCGTCCAATCAATTAAGCCTTATGCCGATGTTTTAGGTTTTTCCGGAACGGAAGCTTCTTTAAATATTCAATCGGCTGAAGAAAAAATTGTTTTCATGTTGCAAACCTTAGATAAAATTTCTCCTCAGTTAGAAACTATCGGCCAAAAAGTCGGAGTGATTGAAGCCGAGATTAGCCACGTCAACCCCCGGCGTTACCCTAAAGTTTACGCTGCTAAAATTTCCCAAATTCAAACTAGCCTGGTGAGCGCCAAAGATACTTTAGCTAATATCAAGCCTTTATTAACGCTTTTTCCTAAACTTTTAGGTGAATCCGAACCGCAGCAATATTTACTGATTTTTCAAAACAATGCTGAATTAAGGGCCACCGGCGGTTTTTTAACCGCTTATGCTATTTTGGAAACCTTTAAAGGCCAGATTACTCCCAAATTATCTTCGGATATTTATGAACTGGATACTGCTTTTGGCAACCGTCTGCCGGCCCCTGAACCGATTAAAAAATATTTACCCTTAGTTTATAACTGGCATTTGCGGGATATGAACCTTTCCCCGGACTTTAAAGTTTCCATGGACACTTTTTTTCCTAATTATCAGTCAGTTGCCGCCATTAAAGACGTCAATGGGGTGATTGCCGTGGATACTCAGGTTATGGTTGATCTGCTTCAAGTCTTGGGTAAAGTCGGCGTAGCTGATTGGGGTGAATACTCGGCCGACATTGTTCCTCAATGTAACTGTCCCCAGGTGGTTTATAAAATGGAAGATTATGCTACCCGGCCGACTTATTACATTAAAGCCAACCGGAAAGGTATGATTGGTCCTTTAATGCACTCGATTTTATTAAACGTGATGAACTCGCCGAAAAAACTTTGGCCGCAATTTGTGGAAATTGCTTTAAAAGATATTCAGGAAAAACACCTGATGTTTTATTTCCCCGGTGACGATCCTCTACAGCCGGTCGTCGAAGCCTTTAATGCCGCCGGCAGGATTAAAGACTATCAAGGCGACTATTTTCATTTGAATGACACTAATTTTGCCGGAGCCAAATCAAATCTTTACGTTGACCAAACCGTGACTCAGGAAATTAATATCAGCCCTGATGGTACGATTACCAAAACCGTGACGATTGATTATAAAAATCCGCAGGCCGCTTCAGACTGTAATTTGGAAACCGGCGGCTTATGTCTTAACGGTATCTTGCGCGACTGGGTGAGGTTGTATGTGCCGGAAGGGACTGAGCTAGTCGAAGTCCTCGGGTCCAGCATTGAGCCAACCACCTCTAAAGATTTAGGCAAAACCGTTCTCGAAGCCTTTATTGAACTGCGGCCCCAATCATCTGCCAAATTAATTTTCAAATATAAATTGCCGTTTAAAAAAACTACCGACTATAAACTTTTAATTCAGAAGCAGCCGGGAACCAAAAATTTCTCTTACACGATTAGCTCGGGCGGGAAGACACAAACCTTTAGTCTTGACGGTGATAAAGAAATTAGTCTTTGA
- a CDS encoding sugar transferase, protein MYPKIKRLIDIILALFLALLFFPIWLVVPLLTWLDSGWPVFYKHQRVGQDGRAFELYKFRTMIKDADDVLYKKNKQLLTKFKKNDWKLADDPRITKLGRFLRNLTIDEFPQILNVLKGEMSLVGPRAYIKRELEEQVKKYPQTKPWINKILSVKPGITGPWQTSGRNEISFDKRAQMDLNYSKEYNFFGDLIIILKTPKAMLSKW, encoded by the coding sequence ATGTATCCAAAGATTAAAAGACTGATAGACATTATTTTAGCTTTGTTTCTGGCCTTATTATTTTTTCCGATTTGGCTGGTGGTTCCACTGCTGACTTGGTTGGATTCCGGCTGGCCGGTTTTTTATAAGCACCAACGCGTTGGCCAAGATGGTCGGGCATTTGAGCTTTATAAATTTCGGACCATGATTAAAGATGCCGATGACGTGCTGTATAAAAAGAATAAACAACTTTTAACTAAGTTTAAAAAGAATGACTGGAAATTAGCCGATGACCCCAGGATTACCAAACTGGGCCGCTTTTTAAGAAACTTAACCATTGATGAATTCCCCCAGATTTTAAACGTCTTAAAAGGGGAAATGAGTTTAGTCGGGCCCCGGGCTTATATTAAACGCGAACTGGAAGAACAGGTGAAAAAATACCCGCAGACTAAGCCTTGGATTAATAAAATTTTGTCAGTTAAACCCGGCATTACCGGCCCTTGGCAAACCTCCGGCCGGAACGAAATTTCGTTTGACAAGCGTGCCCAAATGGATCTTAATTATTCCAAAGAGTATAATTTTTTTGGTGATTTGATCATCATTTTAAAAACGCCAAAAGCGATGTTGTCTAAATGGTAA
- a CDS encoding sugar phosphate nucleotidyltransferase, giving the protein MFKSEFPIKALIMCGGKGTRMWPISNLGHPKQFESFLGKKSMFRQTIDRVLKGFRPEDIYISTNQSFSKDLLVQAPEIPQENFILEPAMRDNLGAIALATAVINHRHPDSVMVILWGADHVVQKEAEFLSAIHQAADLAKANDLIVHVDTPPTYPSVHNGWIEVGNEIKVNGLPAGKASHKIFEFIRQVEKPDEPTAKKFLASKKYLIHTGYMATKPSLLLNYYQKYAPEAYKILEPIQAAIDTPQFNQVLDKEYPKFAKQSVDCGLFEKLPRGSQWELPAGMGWIDVGTWELLYHGLPKDKQGNVVIGQAYLMDVNHSLVVSKALGQVGLIGLENMIVVDTEQGLLVCPLSEAPKVKQLYNALYVSKD; this is encoded by the coding sequence ATGTTTAAGTCAGAATTTCCCATTAAAGCCTTAATCATGTGTGGCGGGAAAGGTACCCGGATGTGGCCGATTAGTAACCTGGGCCATCCCAAGCAATTCGAAAGCTTTTTAGGCAAAAAATCAATGTTTCGGCAAACCATTGACCGGGTACTTAAAGGTTTTCGTCCGGAAGATATTTATATTTCCACCAATCAGTCTTTCTCTAAAGATTTACTGGTTCAGGCTCCGGAAATTCCTCAAGAAAACTTTATATTAGAGCCAGCCATGCGGGATAATTTAGGGGCGATTGCTTTGGCCACCGCCGTCATTAATCATCGTCACCCTGATTCAGTCATGGTGATTCTTTGGGGAGCGGATCATGTGGTGCAAAAAGAAGCGGAATTTTTATCTGCGATTCATCAAGCTGCCGACTTAGCTAAGGCCAATGATTTGATCGTCCACGTCGATACGCCGCCGACTTATCCCTCGGTTCATAACGGTTGGATTGAAGTCGGCAACGAAATAAAGGTTAATGGCCTGCCTGCCGGCAAGGCAAGCCACAAAATTTTTGAGTTTATCCGGCAGGTGGAAAAGCCCGATGAACCAACTGCCAAGAAATTTCTTGCCTCAAAAAAATACCTGATTCATACCGGCTACATGGCAACGAAACCATCTCTGCTTTTAAATTATTATCAAAAATATGCTCCGGAAGCTTACAAGATTTTGGAACCGATTCAGGCGGCCATCGACACCCCCCAATTTAACCAAGTCTTAGACAAGGAATACCCTAAATTTGCCAAACAATCGGTTGATTGCGGCCTGTTTGAAAAACTACCCCGCGGCAGCCAATGGGAATTGCCGGCAGGAATGGGTTGGATTGATGTTGGCACTTGGGAGCTTTTGTACCATGGCCTACCCAAAGACAAACAAGGTAACGTGGTTATCGGTCAGGCTTATCTTATGGATGTCAACCACTCCCTAGTGGTTAGTAAAGCCTTAGGCCAAGTCGGCTTAATCGGACTGGAAAATATGATTGTGGTGGATACAGAACAAGGCCTGTTAGTTTGCCCTTTGTCGGAAGCGCCTAAAGTTAAGCAACTATATAATGCTCTTTATGTATCCAAAGATTAA
- a CDS encoding glycosyltransferase encodes MKIAFVYDRINKFGGAERVLLNLHKIWPSAQFFTAVYNQKLTSWTKSLKIKSSWLQKLPLAKTFHELYPWLTPLAFESFNFDGYDVVISVTSAEAKAIITKPSTLHICYCLTPTRYLWSHYDQYQKLPGLGWFNSLGRNFFNLSKNYLRRVDLINSRRPDIYLAISQTVKDRIKKYYHQDSMVIYPPVDTQKFSYRPAQNYFLVVSRLTPYKKVDLAVKACNLLKEQLIIVGSGREKTNLRRLAGPTIKFAGTVSDTQLVHYYQNCRALIMPQEEDFGIVSVEAQASGKPVIAYQKGGATETIISGESGVFFQDQTVDSLGFAMKQFNSCLWDRKTIQSQAQKFDNQIFIKNLKNFVEARCLSQNFPLKP; translated from the coding sequence GTGAAAATCGCTTTTGTTTACGACCGGATTAATAAATTTGGGGGGGCAGAGCGGGTGTTATTAAATTTGCACAAGATTTGGCCTTCTGCTCAATTTTTTACCGCTGTTTATAATCAGAAATTAACTTCTTGGACAAAATCGCTGAAAATTAAATCCTCGTGGTTACAAAAATTGCCTTTAGCAAAAACTTTTCACGAACTTTATCCTTGGTTAACCCCCTTAGCTTTTGAATCCTTTAATTTTGATGGCTATGATGTGGTCATTTCGGTTACTAGCGCTGAAGCTAAGGCAATTATTACCAAACCCTCCACTTTACATATTTGTTATTGTTTAACTCCGACTCGTTATCTTTGGTCTCATTACGACCAGTATCAAAAACTTCCTGGTCTTGGTTGGTTTAATTCTCTCGGAAGAAACTTTTTTAATTTATCAAAAAATTACTTGCGTCGTGTTGATTTAATTAATAGCCGCCGGCCGGATATTTATCTGGCGATTTCCCAAACCGTCAAAGATCGGATCAAAAAATATTATCACCAGGATTCCATGGTTATTTATCCGCCGGTGGACACTCAAAAATTCTCTTACCGCCCAGCACAAAATTACTTTCTTGTAGTTTCCCGTCTAACTCCATATAAAAAAGTTGACCTGGCCGTTAAAGCCTGCAACTTGTTAAAAGAGCAGCTAATTATCGTTGGCTCCGGACGGGAAAAAACTAATTTGCGCCGTTTAGCCGGCCCGACGATAAAATTTGCCGGAACAGTTTCCGACACACAATTAGTTCACTATTATCAAAATTGCCGGGCCTTAATTATGCCGCAGGAAGAAGATTTTGGTATTGTCAGCGTTGAAGCCCAGGCTAGTGGTAAACCGGTCATTGCTTATCAAAAGGGCGGGGCAACGGAAACGATAATTTCCGGTGAGTCAGGAGTCTTCTTTCAAGACCAAACAGTTGACAGCTTGGGTTTTGCTATGAAACAATTTAATTCTTGTCTTTGGGATCGGAAAACCATCCAGTCTCAAGCGCAGAAATTTGACAACCAGATTTTTATTAAGAACTTGAAAAATTTTGTGGAGGCAAGATGTTTAAGTCAGAATTTCCCATTAAAGCCTTAA